A region from the Candidatus Margulisiibacteriota bacterium genome encodes:
- a CDS encoding two-component system response regulator, which produces MVLAKVFIVDDSEFMINLLIKNLETIGCEVIDKATDGMDAIEKYKNIADNVDLVTLDISMPKQDGIVTLQELLKINPKAKVIMISALGNKDEVKKAILLGAKHFIVKPFTPSIVKDVIKYVLNKRY; this is translated from the coding sequence ATGGTCCTTGCAAAGGTGTTTATTGTTGATGATTCGGAATTTATGATTAATTTGTTGATAAAGAATCTGGAGACAATTGGTTGCGAAGTTATAGATAAGGCAACTGATGGAATGGATGCTATTGAGAAATATAAAAATATAGCTGATAATGTTGATCTTGTGACTCTTGATATTTCGATGCCGAAACAAGATGGAATAGTCACTTTGCAAGAACTTTTGAAGATAAATCCGAAAGCAAAAGTTATTATGATTAGTGCTTTAGGAAATAAAGATGAGGTAAAAAAAGCAATCCTTTTGGGTGCAAAGCATTTTATTGTTAAACCGTTCACGCCCTCTATCGTTAAGGACGTAATTAAGTATGTACTCAACAAAAGATATTAA